DNA from Acidobacteriota bacterium:
TCAGTACGCTGGGCGGGAACTCTGCCGAACCGGATAAGAATGGCGGACGTCAATCCAGGCAGACTGCCAAGGAGCTCATCCTGGTTCTAGCTCCCACAAAGAAGGCTGATTCAGGCTTAGGAATGAAAGATACCAAGGAACAGTCAGACGTGGAGCCAGATGCCCGGCACGGCCGCCGACTCCGTGTGCTGACCTGAGTCTGAACCGTGCCCCGCCGCTCTGAAGGCCCTGTTCTCAATAAACAGACGGGCTACTATTTTCTGAGCCTGCGAATAGGGTTCCCGCCGAACCGCCAACGAGTTCGTTTTTCCCTCCACACGCGAGATCGCGCCCGCGCAGTCATCCTTTTTGAGCGGGAATACAAGAGGCTTTGGGCCGAGTATTACGGGGCCCGCCCTAACCGCCGGCCAGGGGAGCTCCCGGACTTCGAGAAGGCCGCCGAAGAATACGTCCGGTACGAGCGCGACGTCCGCAGGGTCAAGGGCTGGGGAACGATTGAAATGCGGCTGGGCGTCGCGTCCGGAATCTTCGGCCCGGCCCGCCGCCTCGGGACGATCGGCGACAAGGACTTTGCGGCGCTCGATGCGTCGCTCCGGAAGGATGGCCGCGAGCCCGGGACAGTGAACCACTACATGAAGCTTCTCAAGAGCTTCTTCACATGGGCCATCGACAAGGGCTATCACCCGGGGCCGAACCCTGCCCGGGCGGTCCGGCCTTACGTCATCGACCAGCGGCGCCGGGCCTATTCGGCCGAGGAGGTCGAGCGCATCCTGGCGGCCGCCCGCGCGATCGAGGCCGGGGCCAGGCCCCAGGACGGGATCATGCGGCACGCCGAACGAATTGTCCGGCTGCTGCTCCTGACGGGCATGCGCGCCGGCGAGCTCCTGAACCTCAAGTGGTCCGCGATCCGCGGCGACAGGATCGTCCTCGAGCGGACCGAGACCAAGCAACGCCGGGAGAAGACGATCCCCGTCACTCCGGCGATACGTACGATCCTGGACGGACTCGAGCGGAAGGACGATTACGTGCTCCCTCTTCGCCGGCGCAGGGGAATCATGGAGCCGGCATATGCCTACGGTCTCATCCGGGCGATCCGAGAGAAGACGGGGATCTCGGACTTCATCCTCCACGGCCTGCGCCACACCGCCTCGACGATCATGGTCTCTGAGGCCCTGGGAAAGGGAGTCGGCCTGGCGGACATCATGAGGATCCTCGGCCATTCCCAGGTCCAGACGACACTCCGATACCAGCACGCCGACCTTGAACGCATGAAAAAGGCGATGCGGGTGCTCGGGAAAAAGACAACAGAACGGCCCGCTTCATCTTGACCAAATCTTGCCCAACAATTCCCTCGCAGGATATAATATGGTCAACGTGAGCAGACGATATCTTATGGGTAAAACGACACTTAGGAAAGCTTATCAGATATGCCAGAATTGGACTAGCGGGCCAAAAAAACGCCTCTAGTTTAGTGAAGTCGGGCTCGCTTGTCAAACGGGAAACTGTGTTTTTCGGGGCCGGTTTGGGCTAGAATCGCATCATGGCCGGGAAGCGGAAGGACCGCCCGCAGGATGCTCCCGGCGAGGCCTCTTGCGTCGACAGAGCCCCGACGGCCGGCCATGATCCCTTCGAGCTGCCCATCGACGGCGTCCTCGATCTCCACACCTTCAGCCCCAAGGACGTCAAAGACCTGGTCCCCGAATACATCGGCGAATGCCTGCGGCGCGGCATAGTCGAGATCCGCATCATCCACGGCAAGGGCACCG
Protein-coding regions in this window:
- a CDS encoding Smr/MutS family protein, whose translation is MAGKRKDRPQDAPGEASCVDRAPTAGHDPFELPIDGVLDLHTFSPKDVKDLVPEYIGECLRRGIVEIRIIHGKGTGTLKATVHSILKKDPRVAGFEDADMGAGGWGATVVRLAEP
- a CDS encoding site-specific integrase; amino-acid sequence: MRLGVASGIFGPARRLGTIGDKDFAALDASLRKDGREPGTVNHYMKLLKSFFTWAIDKGYHPGPNPARAVRPYVIDQRRRAYSAEEVERILAAARAIEAGARPQDGIMRHAERIVRLLLLTGMRAGELLNLKWSAIRGDRIVLERTETKQRREKTIPVTPAIRTILDGLERKDDYVLPLRRRRGIMEPAYAYGLIRAIREKTGISDFILHGLRHTASTIMVSEALGKGVGLADIMRILGHSQVQTTLRYQHADLERMKKAMRVLGKKTTERPASS